One window of Aricia agestis chromosome 20, ilAriAges1.1, whole genome shotgun sequence genomic DNA carries:
- the LOC121736921 gene encoding probable splicing factor, arginine/serine-rich 7 isoform X1 codes for MCKLTKMVSGGTRVIQVTNIAPQATKDQMQTLFGYLGKIDDIRLYPTIRDVSCPVQSRICYVKYYDSATVNVAQHMTNTVFIDRALIVIPMQSGEIPDEHKALEMSSNGTLVPGLNTVEPRLPAHVINSLEGVPPNQIIQTYDPKMAAAGLPGYPPLPAAYDSRKIEEIRRTLLLGNVGELTHQQLIDHFGQAGEVSYLRFCERDVDNLKYALIEMTEQESVLKALQLNGSTVEGQTIMVHHATQAISKPQTKSNEAAQREIEEAMCRVKEAQNLISAAIDPVIGLLSKDKRRTRSRSRSRRRSRSRSRRSRSRRKRSRSRSRHRSRRSRSRHRHRSSRSRSRHRSSRRSRSRSRHRSSRSKRDRSRDKDRDRKDKTDKDKDKKDKDREKSKEREKSKDREKSKSPAKDVEKETKSDKESAAAETNGSSSESKSKASTPVDDKEKPSEPDKDADKDTKVKEKERERSPRKKDRSRSRDRKRDRSRSKRRSRSRSKRKRSRSRRRSRSRDRKRSRSRDRKRSRSRDRKRSRSRDRKRSRSRDRKKSRSRDRKRSRSRDRKRSRSHSRRSKSRSTRDSKTPHDRRSREKSLNPPPPTIIEENESMIEKTPELGNEKHSPDNMDISNSP; via the exons ATGTGTAAATTGACCAAAATGGTTTCCGGCGGCACAAGGGTGATCCAAGTCACCAATATCGCACCTCAAGCAACCAAAGATCAAATGCAAACCCTATTCGGGTACCTGGGTAAAATAGACGACATAAGACTGTATCCAACAATCAGAGACGTGTCTTGTCCCGTCCAATCCAGGATATGCTACGTTAAATATTACGATTCGGCGACAGTAAACGTCGCACAGCACATGACTAACACCGTGTTTATCGACCGAGCGCTCATCGTCATTCCCATGCAGTCAGGAGAGATTCCCGACGAGCATAAGGCGCTAGAAATGTCTAGCAACGGGACACTAGTGCCAGGTCTTAACACTGTGGAGCCCAGACTACCAGCTCACGTCATAAACTCGTTAGAAGGCGTTCCACCTAATCAAATCATTCAGACCTACGATCCAAAAATGGCTGCTGCGGGTCTGCCTGGCTATCCACCCTTGCCAGCGGCATATGATTCTAGGAAAATTGAGGAAATAAGAAGAACACTTTTGTTGGGCAATGTTGGTGAACTAACTCATCAACAACTCATAGACCACTTTGGCCAGGCTGGAGAAGTTAGCTACTTGCGTTTTTGTGAGCGTGATGTAGACAATTTGAAGTATGCCCTCATTGAAATGACTGAACAAGAGAGTGTTCTGAAGGCGTTACAGCTAAATGGGTCAACTGTTGAAGGTCAAACAATAATG GTGCATCATGCAACTCAAGCTATCTCTAAACCTCAAACGAAGAGCAATGAAGCAGCCCAGCGAGAGATTGAAGAGGCCATGTGTAGGGTTAAGGAAGCTCAGAACCTGATTTCGGCTGCAATTGATCCTGTTATAGGACTCTTGTCCAAGGATAAAAGAAG GACGCGTTCCCGGTCACGGTCACGGCGGCGGTCACGGTCGCGGTCACGCCGCTCCCGCTCCCGTCGCAAGCGGTCCCGCTCGCGCTCGCGACACCGCTCTCGACGGTCGCGCTCGAGGCACCGACATCGCTCCAG TAGGTCTCGCTCCCGTCATCGCAGCTCGCGGCGTAGTCGCTCGCGGTCGCGACATCGCTCCTCCCGCTCCAAGCGCGACCGCTCGCGTGACAAAGACCGCGACCGCAAGGACAAGACCGACAAGGACAAAGATAAGAAGGACAAGGACAGGGAGAAGTCCAAGGAGAGAGAGAAATCCAAGGATAGGGAAAAGTCCAAGTCACCCGCCAAGGATGTTGAAAAGGAGACAAAATCAGATAAGGAATCTGCGGCGGCAGAAACTAACGGAAGCAGTTCCGAAAGCAAATCCAAAGCCTCCACCCCTGTGGACGATAAGGAAAAACCAAGCGAGCCCGATAAGGACGCTGATAAGGATACGAAAGTCAAGGAGAAGGAGAGAGAAAGATCCCCGAGGAAGAAGGATAGATCCAGATCGAGGGATAGGAAGCGCGATCGATCGAGGTCGAAGCGGAGGTCGCGGTCGCGATCGAAGAGGAAGCGTTCGCGATCCCGCCGTCGGTCTCGGTCGAGGGACAGAAAGCGGTCGCGATCTAGAGACAGGAAGCGCTCGAGGTCGCGAGACCGAAAGCGGTCCAGGTCAAGGGACAGAAAACGGTCCAGGTCCAGGGACAGGAAAAAGTCGAGGTCGAGGGACAGAAAGAGGTCCCGATCTCGCGACCGCAAGAGATCTCGGTCGCACAGCAGGCGATCAAAAAGCCGCTCCACTCGCGACTCCAAGACCCCCCACGATAGGAGGTCCAGGGAGAAGAGTCTGAACCCTCCTCCGCCCACCATCATAGAGGAGAACGAGTCCATGATCGAGAAGACTCCGGAGCTAGGCAACGAGAAACATTCTCCAGACAACATGGACATTTCCAATTCACCGTAA
- the LOC121736921 gene encoding probable splicing factor, arginine/serine-rich 7 isoform X2 produces MCKLTKMVSGGTRVIQVTNIAPQATKDQMQTLFGYLGKIDDIRLYPTIRDVSCPVQSRICYVKYYDSATVNVAQHMTNTVFIDRALIVIPMQSGEIPDEHKALEMSSNGTLVPGLNTVEPRLPAHVINSLEGVPPNQIIQTYDPKMAAAGLPGYPPLPAAYDSRKIEEIRRTLLLGNVGELTHQQLIDHFGQAGEVSYLRFCERDVDNLKYALIEMTEQESVLKALQLNGSTVEGQTIMVHHATQAISKPQTKSNEAAQREIEEAMCRVKEAQNLISAAIDPVIGLLSKDKRRTRSRSRSRRRSRSRSRRSRSRRKRSRSRSRHRSRRSRSRHRHRSRSRSRHRSSRRSRSRSRHRSSRSKRDRSRDKDRDRKDKTDKDKDKKDKDREKSKEREKSKDREKSKSPAKDVEKETKSDKESAAAETNGSSSESKSKASTPVDDKEKPSEPDKDADKDTKVKEKERERSPRKKDRSRSRDRKRDRSRSKRRSRSRSKRKRSRSRRRSRSRDRKRSRSRDRKRSRSRDRKRSRSRDRKRSRSRDRKKSRSRDRKRSRSRDRKRSRSHSRRSKSRSTRDSKTPHDRRSREKSLNPPPPTIIEENESMIEKTPELGNEKHSPDNMDISNSP; encoded by the exons ATGTGTAAATTGACCAAAATGGTTTCCGGCGGCACAAGGGTGATCCAAGTCACCAATATCGCACCTCAAGCAACCAAAGATCAAATGCAAACCCTATTCGGGTACCTGGGTAAAATAGACGACATAAGACTGTATCCAACAATCAGAGACGTGTCTTGTCCCGTCCAATCCAGGATATGCTACGTTAAATATTACGATTCGGCGACAGTAAACGTCGCACAGCACATGACTAACACCGTGTTTATCGACCGAGCGCTCATCGTCATTCCCATGCAGTCAGGAGAGATTCCCGACGAGCATAAGGCGCTAGAAATGTCTAGCAACGGGACACTAGTGCCAGGTCTTAACACTGTGGAGCCCAGACTACCAGCTCACGTCATAAACTCGTTAGAAGGCGTTCCACCTAATCAAATCATTCAGACCTACGATCCAAAAATGGCTGCTGCGGGTCTGCCTGGCTATCCACCCTTGCCAGCGGCATATGATTCTAGGAAAATTGAGGAAATAAGAAGAACACTTTTGTTGGGCAATGTTGGTGAACTAACTCATCAACAACTCATAGACCACTTTGGCCAGGCTGGAGAAGTTAGCTACTTGCGTTTTTGTGAGCGTGATGTAGACAATTTGAAGTATGCCCTCATTGAAATGACTGAACAAGAGAGTGTTCTGAAGGCGTTACAGCTAAATGGGTCAACTGTTGAAGGTCAAACAATAATG GTGCATCATGCAACTCAAGCTATCTCTAAACCTCAAACGAAGAGCAATGAAGCAGCCCAGCGAGAGATTGAAGAGGCCATGTGTAGGGTTAAGGAAGCTCAGAACCTGATTTCGGCTGCAATTGATCCTGTTATAGGACTCTTGTCCAAGGATAAAAGAAG GACGCGTTCCCGGTCACGGTCACGGCGGCGGTCACGGTCGCGGTCACGCCGCTCCCGCTCCCGTCGCAAGCGGTCCCGCTCGCGCTCGCGACACCGCTCTCGACGGTCGCGCTCGAGGCACCGACATCGCTCCAG GTCTCGCTCCCGTCATCGCAGCTCGCGGCGTAGTCGCTCGCGGTCGCGACATCGCTCCTCCCGCTCCAAGCGCGACCGCTCGCGTGACAAAGACCGCGACCGCAAGGACAAGACCGACAAGGACAAAGATAAGAAGGACAAGGACAGGGAGAAGTCCAAGGAGAGAGAGAAATCCAAGGATAGGGAAAAGTCCAAGTCACCCGCCAAGGATGTTGAAAAGGAGACAAAATCAGATAAGGAATCTGCGGCGGCAGAAACTAACGGAAGCAGTTCCGAAAGCAAATCCAAAGCCTCCACCCCTGTGGACGATAAGGAAAAACCAAGCGAGCCCGATAAGGACGCTGATAAGGATACGAAAGTCAAGGAGAAGGAGAGAGAAAGATCCCCGAGGAAGAAGGATAGATCCAGATCGAGGGATAGGAAGCGCGATCGATCGAGGTCGAAGCGGAGGTCGCGGTCGCGATCGAAGAGGAAGCGTTCGCGATCCCGCCGTCGGTCTCGGTCGAGGGACAGAAAGCGGTCGCGATCTAGAGACAGGAAGCGCTCGAGGTCGCGAGACCGAAAGCGGTCCAGGTCAAGGGACAGAAAACGGTCCAGGTCCAGGGACAGGAAAAAGTCGAGGTCGAGGGACAGAAAGAGGTCCCGATCTCGCGACCGCAAGAGATCTCGGTCGCACAGCAGGCGATCAAAAAGCCGCTCCACTCGCGACTCCAAGACCCCCCACGATAGGAGGTCCAGGGAGAAGAGTCTGAACCCTCCTCCGCCCACCATCATAGAGGAGAACGAGTCCATGATCGAGAAGACTCCGGAGCTAGGCAACGAGAAACATTCTCCAGACAACATGGACATTTCCAATTCACCGTAA
- the LOC121736922 gene encoding uncharacterized protein LOC121736922: MSVVGPEFYQFIKKLEDNGDKLPPGTPIEEPLEFEFNNSSCYLCNGYYGPSFGEPVCVTCHAFLFPDFPSYLPSSYFCSEKTDDGDSGNDEPSDLNYSSERRVNKSFPLPAWWYYRNSLDSETSPEDDGSRASNSGPGASGSGSGGSCSATSLAPQEGAEDLAGHGPPPQPPSLALSLQILSTPRMPDNLPPGLVEHLPAEVLLCIFRYLDDLSLCACARVCGRWRGLVRARVPPPRWAAFAARRWPLYRPLLANIDWHKKYQSLVESCFCRNCLVQMCVQAQPAGEDNAWRRNRLRIELKVLRNDPPEGIAATPLDPKCCHWQASVTGPVGSPYEGGLFFLYIQVPYSYPMSPPVVRFLTRVLHPNVSRHGDVGIDSVHHNWSLALTLSKVLISIQSLLTDPYTEVCMEPAVGEMYVRDRARFETLARRWTWRYAMHDILPE, encoded by the exons atgtcGGTCGTAGGACCTGAGTTTTATCAGTTTATAAAGAAATTGGAAGATAATGGCGATAAACTACCGCCCGGTACGCCAATTGAGGAACCGCTGGAATTTGAGTTCAAT AATTCAAGCTGCTACCTTTGCAATGGCTATTACGGCCCTAGTTTCGGCGAACCGGTCTGTGTAACTTGTCATGCGTTTCTCTTCCCCGATTTTCCGTCTTACCTCCCAAGCTCATATTTCTGCAGCGAAAAGACAGATGACGGAGACTCTGGAAACGATGAGCCGTCAGATTTAAACTACAGCTCCGAACGCAGAGTCAACAAATCCTTCCCATTACCTGCTTGGTGGTATTACAGA AATTCATTGGACAGTGAAACAAGTCCAGAGGATGATGGGAGCCGTGCCAGCAACTCTGGTCCCGGAGCCAGTGGTAGTGGTAGTGGAGGGAGCTGTTCAGCCACCTCGTTGGCTCCACAGGAGGGGGCTGAGGACCTGGCTGGCCATGGCCCTCCCCCACAGCCACCGAGCTTGGCCCTGTCCCTGCAAATACTCTCCACTCCACGCATGCCAGATAATCTCCCACCTGGGCTGGTTGAACACTTGCCAGCGGAag TGCTCCTCTGCATATTCCGCTACCTGGACGACTTATCGCTGTGCGCGTGCGCGCGGGTCTGTGGGCGGTGGCGAGGGCTGGTGCGCGCGCGCGTCCCCCCACCGCGCTGGGCCGCGTTCGCTGCGCGACGCTGGCCACTGTACAGACCATTGCTGGCTAATATTGACTGGCATAAG AAATACCAGTCCCTGGTGGAGTCATGTTTCTGCCGCAACTGTCTGGTGCAGATGTGCGTGCAGGCGCAACCCGCAGGCGAAGACAACGCCTGGCGACGCAACAGACTGCGTATTGAGCTCAAG GTGCTGCGCAACGATCCACCGGAGGGTATAGCGGCTACACCGCTCGACCCCAAGTGCTGTCACTGGCAGGCCAGCGTCACGGGGCCAGTTGGCTCGCCATACGAAGGCGGTTTATTCTTCCTGTATATACAGGTGCCATACTC CTACCCCATGAGTCCACCTGTGGTACGGTTCCTAACGCGCGTGTTACACCCTAACGTGTCGCGGCACGGCGACGTCGGCATCGACTCCGTGCACCACAACTGGTCGCTCGCGCTCACACTCAGCAAGGTGCTCATCTCCATACAGAGCCTGCTCACTGACCCCTACACTGAG GTGTGTATGGAGCCAGCGGTCGGCGAGATGTACGTCCGCGACCGCGCGCGTTTTGAGACGCTCGCGCGTCGTTGGACGTGGCGGTACGCCATGCACGACATACTACCCGagtga
- the LOC121737424 gene encoding uncharacterized protein LOC121737424: MVTKEKLKHLRNEFNLRNTERNLIEELAVIKNETGFMTELVEELLQQTSELQYQVEMIEICKASEETKIQNNIACLKEHKNGFDDYFAKEKEILRTQHQEQRNKEAEEEENERKKNAQVLEIDEQFKIEADCIEKECEEIEKECGVLTKRNRAIMLQLRRRLIESENTRRALLKQMKQESNVEE; this comes from the exons atgg taacgaaagaaaaattaaaacaccTGAGAAATGAATTCAATTTACGAAATACTGAACGCAATTTAATTGAGGAGTTAGCagtaattaaaaatgaaactgGTTTTATGACAGAGCTAGTAGAG GAGCTGCTGCAACAAACTTCAGAGCTGCAATATCAAGTAGAAATGATAGAAATATGTAAAGCTTCAGAGGAAACTAAAATTCAAAATAACATTGCCTGTCTCAAAGAGCACAAAAATGGCTTTGACGATTATTTCGCTAAAG AGAAAGAAATATTGAGAACACAACATCAAGAACAGCGTAATAAAGAGGCAGAAGAGGAAGAGAATGAACGAAAGAAAAATGCCCAAGTTCTAGAAATTGATGAACAATTTAAAATTGAGGCGGACTGCATTGAAAAGGAGTGCGAAGAAATAGAAAAGGAATGCGGTGTCTTGACG AAGAGAAACAGAGCCATAATGTTGCAACTAAGAAGAAGATTAATAGAGTCTGAAAACACGAGAAGAGCTTTGCTAAAGCAAATGAAACAAGAGTCTAATGTAGAggaataa